Proteins encoded by one window of Streptomyces sp. NBC_01477:
- a CDS encoding SLATT domain-containing protein has product MFPEGASREGPERRALHHQHEDLRPLPFPLGDWGEPAERLEELYRWAESGALRTADRYLRDRVWKRRGARGLRCGAALFAAVGAALPLVELSTGGSTAVWGYPALLLATACVAVDRALGLTAGWMRDVGTAQGVERRLEQLRFDWASESVREVLGPTEGTAAEAAERCLAILRRFCNDVSDLVRMETADWMLDHGSRTAAAPLRTQSAAWSPTRPELPPPPRLPHPGTRPNMPRQRPPESPRQG; this is encoded by the coding sequence ATGTTTCCCGAGGGGGCCTCTCGGGAGGGGCCCGAGCGGCGGGCGCTGCACCACCAGCACGAGGATCTGCGACCGCTGCCCTTCCCGCTGGGCGACTGGGGCGAGCCCGCGGAACGCCTCGAAGAGCTGTACCGCTGGGCGGAGTCCGGCGCCCTGCGCACGGCGGACCGCTATCTGCGGGACCGGGTATGGAAGCGGCGCGGCGCCCGCGGACTGCGGTGCGGCGCCGCGCTGTTCGCGGCGGTGGGCGCGGCGCTGCCGCTGGTGGAGCTGAGCACCGGCGGTTCGACGGCGGTCTGGGGCTATCCGGCGCTGCTGCTGGCCACGGCGTGCGTCGCGGTGGACCGCGCCCTGGGCCTGACCGCGGGCTGGATGCGGGACGTCGGCACCGCGCAGGGCGTCGAGCGGCGCCTTGAGCAGCTGCGCTTCGACTGGGCGTCGGAGAGCGTACGGGAAGTGCTCGGCCCGACCGAGGGCACCGCGGCGGAGGCGGCCGAGCGCTGTCTGGCGATCCTGCGCCGCTTCTGCAACGACGTCTCGGACCTGGTGCGGATGGAGACCGCGGACTGGATGCTGGATCACGGCTCCCGCACGGCCGCCGCCCCGCTGCGTACCCAGTCCGCCGCCTGGTCCCCCACCCGCCCCGAACTCCCGCCGCCCCCGCGCCTGCCCCACCCGGGCACCCGCCCGAACATGCCGCGCCAGCGCCCCCCGGAAAGCCCGCGGCAAGGGTGA
- a CDS encoding phosphoribosylaminoimidazolesuccinocarboxamide synthase produces MPGFVDKPEPVQVPGLVHLHTGKVRELYRNADGDLVMVASDRTSAYDWVLPTDIPDKGRVLTRLSLWWFEQLADLVPNHVVSTEVPEGAPADWAGRTMVCTSLRMVPVECVARGYLTGSGLLEYDKYRTVCGLALPEGLVDGSELPAPIFTPATKADVGEHDENVPYEEVARQVGAETATQLRQATLAVYGRARDVAKERGLILADTKFEFGHDEQGDLVIADEVLTPDSSRYWPADLWEPGHPQPSFDKQFIRDWLTSDASGWDRTGDTPPPELPPEVVEQSRARYVEAYERLTGTPWS; encoded by the coding sequence ATGCCCGGATTCGTCGACAAACCGGAGCCGGTGCAGGTGCCCGGACTGGTCCATCTGCACACCGGGAAGGTGCGCGAGCTGTACCGCAACGCCGACGGCGACCTGGTGATGGTGGCCAGCGACCGCACCTCGGCGTACGACTGGGTGCTGCCCACCGACATCCCCGACAAGGGCCGGGTCCTGACCCGGCTGTCGCTGTGGTGGTTCGAGCAACTCGCCGACCTGGTGCCGAACCACGTGGTCTCGACCGAGGTGCCCGAGGGCGCGCCCGCGGACTGGGCCGGCCGGACGATGGTGTGCACGTCGCTGCGGATGGTGCCGGTGGAGTGCGTGGCCCGCGGTTATCTGACCGGGTCAGGACTGCTCGAATACGACAAGTACCGCACCGTCTGCGGGCTCGCGCTGCCCGAGGGCCTGGTCGACGGCTCCGAGCTGCCCGCGCCGATCTTCACACCGGCGACGAAGGCCGACGTCGGTGAGCACGACGAGAACGTGCCGTACGAGGAAGTGGCCCGCCAGGTCGGCGCCGAGACCGCCACCCAACTGCGGCAGGCGACGCTGGCGGTCTACGGCCGGGCGCGTGACGTGGCCAAGGAGCGCGGGCTGATCCTGGCGGACACGAAGTTCGAGTTCGGGCACGACGAGCAGGGCGACCTGGTCATCGCGGACGAGGTGCTGACCCCCGACTCGTCCCGCTACTGGCCGGCCGACCTCTGGGAGCCGGGGCACCCGCAGCCGTCGTTCGACAAGCAGTTCATCCGCGACTGGCTGACCTCCGACGCGTCCGGCTGGGACCGTACGGGCGACACACCGCCGCCGGAGCTGCCGCCCGAGGTCGTCGAGCAGTCCCGGGCGCGCTACGTCGAGGCGTACGAGCGGCTGACCGGCACTCCCTGGTCGTAA
- the purD gene encoding phosphoribosylamine--glycine ligase — protein MKVLVIGGGAREHALCRSLSLDPDVTSLHCAPGNAGIAEVAELHPVDVLDGAAVAGLAASLGADFVIVGPEAPLVAGVADAVRARGIDCFGPSREAAALEGSKAFAKDVMAAAGVPTARSYVCTTPEEIDRALDGFGAPYVVKDDGLAAGKGVVVTDDVAGARAHALACVAAPGRVVIEEYLDGPEVSLFAVTDGETVVPLQPAQDFKRALDGDEGPNTGGMGAYSPLPWADPKLVDEVERTVLQPTVDELRRRGTPFAGLLYAGLAITSRGVRVIEFNARFGDPETQVVLARLRTPLAGLLRAAATGQLAAYPALRWSEGAAVTVVIASYNYPDTPRTGDPITGLDAIAEQGGHAYVLHAGTRREDDGRIVSAGGRVLSVTATGADLAVARKRAYRAVDRVGLEGGHHRGDIAAAVAGGE, from the coding sequence GTGAAGGTCCTTGTCATCGGCGGCGGCGCCCGCGAACACGCCCTGTGCCGTTCCCTGTCCCTCGACCCCGACGTGACGTCGCTGCACTGCGCTCCCGGCAACGCCGGCATCGCCGAGGTGGCCGAACTGCACCCGGTCGACGTTCTCGACGGCGCGGCGGTCGCCGGGCTCGCCGCCTCGCTCGGGGCGGACTTCGTCATCGTCGGCCCCGAGGCGCCGCTGGTCGCCGGGGTCGCCGACGCGGTACGCGCGCGCGGCATCGACTGCTTCGGGCCGAGCCGGGAGGCCGCGGCGCTCGAAGGGTCCAAGGCCTTCGCCAAGGACGTCATGGCCGCGGCCGGCGTACCGACCGCCCGCAGCTATGTGTGCACCACCCCGGAGGAGATCGACCGGGCGCTGGACGGCTTCGGCGCGCCCTACGTCGTCAAGGACGACGGGCTCGCGGCGGGGAAGGGCGTCGTCGTCACCGACGACGTCGCCGGTGCGCGGGCGCACGCGCTCGCCTGCGTGGCCGCGCCCGGCAGGGTGGTCATCGAGGAGTACCTCGACGGCCCCGAGGTGTCGCTCTTCGCCGTCACCGACGGTGAGACCGTCGTACCGCTGCAGCCCGCGCAGGACTTCAAGCGCGCGCTCGACGGCGACGAGGGGCCCAACACCGGCGGCATGGGCGCGTATTCGCCGCTGCCATGGGCCGACCCGAAGCTCGTCGACGAGGTCGAGCGGACCGTGCTCCAGCCGACCGTCGACGAATTGCGCCGCCGCGGTACGCCCTTCGCGGGCCTGCTCTACGCCGGGCTCGCGATCACCTCGCGCGGGGTGCGGGTCATCGAGTTCAACGCGCGCTTCGGCGATCCCGAGACGCAGGTCGTCCTCGCCCGGCTCAGGACCCCGCTCGCCGGGCTGCTCAGGGCCGCCGCCACCGGGCAGCTCGCGGCGTATCCCGCGCTGCGGTGGAGCGAAGGCGCCGCGGTGACGGTCGTCATCGCGTCGTACAACTACCCCGACACGCCCAGGACCGGCGATCCCATCACCGGGCTCGACGCCATCGCCGAGCAGGGCGGCCACGCGTACGTGCTGCACGCCGGGACGCGGCGGGAGGACGACGGGCGGATCGTCAGCGCCGGCGGTCGCGTGCTGTCGGTGACCGCGACAGGGGCGGACCTCGCGGTCGCGCGGAAGCGGGCGTATCGGGCGGTCGACCGCGTCGGGCTCGAGGGCGGGCACCACCGCGGCGACATCGCGGCGGCCGTCGCCGGCGGCGAATAG
- a CDS encoding N,N-dimethylformamidase beta subunit family domain-containing protein — protein MATDHIRRWESGALAHGVSDPFGQGPLPWLRREPEYLGDDGQVVPWYVDLAASSGEAPRRPRLPGPRTADDVRRQIKGFASAGAVAPGEAIDFRITVDPPQEFTVDIYRIGHYGGDGAAQVSASPRLSGIAQPPPLAAGKTISCHHWWQSWRLQIPSDWKTGAYVAVLTTVDGYRSHVPFTVRDPAAPADLLLLLPDVTWQAYNLYPEDGRTGASLYHAWDEAGRLLGEEQAAGTVSFDRPYAGAGLPLHIGHAYDFVRYAERYGYDLAYADARDLHAGRIDPALYRGMVFPGHDEYWSVQMRRAVESARDLGTSLVFLSANTMYWQVDLAPSPAGDADRLLSCRKPRGDTRGRSGLWRDLGEPEQLLLGVQYAGRVPQPSPLVVRNAWHWLWEATGAEEGDLVDGLVAGEADRYFPRISLPESTERILLAHSPYEAADGRGCHQETSLYRAPSGAYVFAAGTFAWSPALDRPGHVDPRIQRATANLLDRICKDG, from the coding sequence GTGGCCACGGATCACATCAGGCGGTGGGAATCCGGTGCGCTCGCGCACGGGGTGTCGGACCCGTTCGGGCAGGGGCCGCTGCCGTGGTTGCGGAGGGAGCCGGAGTATCTGGGGGACGACGGCCAGGTCGTGCCCTGGTACGTGGACCTGGCCGCGAGCAGCGGCGAGGCGCCCCGCCGACCGCGTCTGCCGGGGCCGCGCACCGCGGACGACGTACGGCGGCAGATCAAGGGCTTCGCCTCGGCCGGTGCGGTGGCGCCGGGGGAGGCGATCGACTTCCGGATCACGGTGGACCCCCCGCAGGAGTTCACCGTCGACATCTATCGCATCGGCCACTACGGCGGTGACGGCGCCGCCCAGGTCAGTGCGAGCCCCCGGTTGTCGGGCATCGCGCAGCCGCCGCCGCTGGCCGCGGGAAAGACGATTTCCTGCCACCACTGGTGGCAGTCCTGGCGGCTGCAGATCCCGTCGGACTGGAAGACCGGCGCCTATGTCGCCGTCCTGACGACCGTCGACGGCTACCGCAGCCACGTCCCGTTCACCGTGCGGGACCCGGCGGCCCCCGCCGACCTGCTCCTGCTGCTGCCGGACGTGACGTGGCAGGCGTACAACCTGTATCCCGAGGACGGCAGGACCGGCGCCAGCCTCTATCACGCGTGGGACGAGGCGGGCCGGCTGCTCGGCGAGGAGCAGGCGGCCGGAACGGTGTCCTTCGACCGGCCCTACGCCGGTGCGGGCCTGCCGCTGCACATCGGGCACGCCTACGACTTCGTGCGGTACGCCGAGCGCTACGGCTACGACCTCGCGTACGCCGACGCCCGCGACCTGCACGCGGGCCGGATCGACCCGGCGCTTTACCGCGGCATGGTCTTCCCCGGGCACGACGAATACTGGTCGGTGCAGATGCGCAGGGCCGTCGAGTCGGCCCGCGACCTGGGCACCTCGCTGGTTTTCCTGTCGGCCAACACCATGTACTGGCAGGTCGATCTGGCGCCCTCGCCGGCCGGTGACGCCGACCGGCTGCTGAGCTGCCGCAAGCCGCGCGGCGACACGCGGGGCCGCAGCGGCCTGTGGCGCGACCTGGGCGAGCCGGAGCAGCTGCTGCTGGGCGTGCAGTACGCGGGCCGGGTGCCGCAGCCGTCGCCGCTGGTGGTGCGCAACGCCTGGCACTGGCTGTGGGAGGCGACGGGCGCGGAAGAGGGCGACCTCGTGGACGGCCTGGTCGCCGGTGAGGCGGACCGCTACTTCCCGCGCATCTCGCTGCCCGAGTCCACTGAGCGCATCCTGCTCGCGCACTCGCCGTACGAGGCGGCGGACGGCCGCGGCTGCCATCAGGAGACGTCGCTCTACCGCGCCCCCAGCGGCGCGTACGTCTTCGCGGCGGGCACGTTCGCCTGGTCGCCCGCGCTCGACCGGCCGGGCCACGTGGACCCGCGCATCCAGCGCGCGACGGCCAATCTGCTGGACCGTATCTGCAAAGACGGCTGA